The genomic window GTCATCTTGCCCGACGCCACCGCCAGCGCGAGCTACGCGACCCGCCGCCTGACCGGGGTGCTGCGCGACCTGGTGGTCTTCCCCGAGCGGATGCTCAAAAATCTGGACGACCTCGGCGGTCTGGTGTTCAGCCAGCGCGTGCTGCACGCCCTGATCGACGATAAGGGAATGATGCGCGAGGCGGCTTACGGCATCGTGCAGCGCAACGCCCTGAAGTCCTGGGAAACCGGCGAGGGCCTGCGCGACCTGCTGAAGGCCGACCCAGAAAACCCGCTGAGTGACGCGGAACTCGACGCCGCCTTCGACTTGCAGTGGTACCTGCGGCACGTGGACGACATCTACGCCCGGTTTGGGATGTAAGACAGACTGCGATTGCAGCCCCTGGTGCTGGGGATGCAATCCGAACGGAGTGAGCAGCAGCCCAGACGATTTCGTCCAGGTAAAACGAAAGAGGGGCACGTCCAAGTTACGGACGCGCCCCTCTTTTCTTTCTGCCGTCAGCTTTACAGCGGGCTGAACACGAAGCGGTCGTACTCGCCGCCGCGCAGCACGCTTTCGGTGTGCTCGCCGAGGAAGGTCTGGCCGGTGATGGCTTCCAGCGCGCCCCACACCGCACCCAGGGTAAAGGTGCACTTGCGGTCGCTGCCCTGCTCCTCGCCCGCGCTGCACACGGTGTCGAAGCAGTCGACGATGTAGTTGTCGCCGTCCTTGACCACGCTGTGCACGCCGGTCAGGCGGGTGCCGTCCTTGCCGATGGCGCCATTGAGCAGCTCGGCGAGTTGTTCGGTGGGCACGTTGGCGCCGGTCACGCCGAGTTCACCGGCGAGGTTGTGGCCGCGCACCTTGCCGGCGCGGGTAAAGACCACGGCGGCGCCGTCGGGGCCGAGGGTGTCCTCGATCCCGGTAATCACAGCTTTGAAGCAGACGACAGAGTTGAAGTCACCGAGGGTGGGTCGCAGTTCGGACATTGAGGTACTCCTTGAGGGGGAAAGAAGTCAGAAGGACAGGGCGGGAAGGGCAGAAGCTCAGAGCACCAGCGCGACGGTGCGCGCGGCGTCACGGGCTTCCATGTGCAGCAGGCCGAGGTTCATGCCGGTGGGGGTCACGACGGCGAGCACGCCCTTGCGGCCCGTGGCGTACACGTACACCTGACCGTCGGCGCCGCTCACCGACATCTCGGTCAGTTCGCCGGTGCCCAGCGTGTCGTTGATGCGCTTGCCCAGACCCAGGGCGGTGGCGGCCATCGCGGCCACGCGGTTGGAGTCGGTGGTGTCGCTGAACGACTGCGCAATCGGCAGGCCGTCGGTGGTCGCCACCAGGGCGCCGCGAAGTTCGGGGAGAGACGTGCGCAGGCTCTGGAGGGTGGCCTGGAGTTGTTGCTGTTTGCTGGCGGGGGCGGTCATGCGGTCTCCTTTTCAGTCTGGGTTCCGGATTCGGACTGAGTCTCGGGGGTGAGTTGCGATTCGAGCAGGTGGATCAGCACCTGCCGGGCGCTGTCGGGTTCGGTGGCCTGAAGGCCAATCACCTGTTCGGTCGGCAGGTCAAAGTAGCTGGCAATGTCCTGCGGGCTCCAGACGTCCTCGAGGTCCTGGCGGGTGACGCCGACCACGAAGGGCACCGGGTTCCGGCTGGTGATGAATTCGAGAATGTGCCGGGCGTGCAAAAAGTCCTGCGGGCGGTTGCCGGCGACCAGAAGAACCAGCCCCAGCGCGCCTTCACACAGCACGTCCCACATGAAGTCGAAGCGGTCTTGGCCCGGCGTGCCGTAGAGGTGCAGCTCGGTGCCGTCGAGAATGAGCGTGCCGAAGTCGAAGGCGACGGTGGTGGTGGCCTTGCCGATGTCCTCGCTGGCATCGGCCTCGGTGCTGACGACCGGGGTTTCGGACAGGGTCTGGACAAAGGTGGTCTTGCCCGCCCCAACCGGGCCGGAGACGACGAGTTTCATAGGAATCATGCAGAACTTCCTCCAGTCAGGCGTCGCAGGGCGCTCAGCAACCTGCGAACAGGACCAGCGGGCTGGGCGCTGACCTGGGCCTGCGCGGCGGCCCGTTGCGGGGCAATCAGGCCAGCGGCGCGCAGACGGTAGAGCTCGGCTCGGGCTTCGGGCAGGCTGACCCGCAACTGGCCTGACAGGTCCGTCGCCGAGGCCCCGTGCTGAAGCAGCGGCGAGAGCGACGCCCAGCTCGCCCGCAGCGCTTCGGGCAGCGCCACCGAGCGCGCCGACGGCACGACCTCGAAGCGAGTGTCGGGGTGCGGGAGCTGCTGCTCGGGAATCGCGCTGCCGCTCAGGGCTTCACGAATCAGCTCGTTCACGGGCAGCGCAAAGTGGTACTCGGTCGGGCCAGCCTCAAAGCTGTACTCGCCGCGCGCTCCATTCACGAGTTGCGCCACCGTGTCGCGGACGCGCAGCGGCTCGCTCACGGGAAAGCCGTCGATAAAGATTGCTTGCAAGGTGCCCTGTTGCAGGTGCAGCTCCACGCTGCGGCCCGCCAGAGCGGTGCGCATAAACAGCACGCCGGTATGGCGCTGGAGCACCTTCATGATGTCGTTGAATGCGTGGTACTCGAAGTCACCGTAAATGGCCAAGGTCTATCATCCGCCTCTTTGCCTGAATCTGGGGCCGGTCGGCTGAACTCTCGCGCTCCCTTGGGCACCCGGCAAGGACTGTAGGCGCGGAGTTCTTACACTTGTCTCACCCTGATCGGCACCCTGATCTCACAGCCGACTCTTTCACCGTCAGCCGTGGCAAATCAGGGCGATGCCGCGCCCCAGCATACCTGTCCCAGGTACGCTTTTTCTGGGCTTTTCTTAGCCCTTGGAGCGACAAATGAGACTTCACTTCGTTAACAAAAGGTCGGCTCAGACGCCGCCGTTCGACTCTTCCCCCAGCTCGTAGGGCGCGGGCGGCAGGTCCGTCAGCAGCGGCCCGAAGGTCACGTCGCCATGAGCCGACACCGCCAGCACCCGGCGCTCGGCAAGGCTCCAGATGGCGCGGTGCACCGCCATTTCGCGCTCGGCGTGGCCTCCGGGGGCCAGAGCGTCAAGCAGCGCGGTGTAACGCGGGACGGGCGGCTGGCCCCCGGTGAGCGGGCTGGCATCGGCCACGCGGGTCAGCACCCGGCGCTCCTCGGGGGTGGTCGCGTGGCTCAGCGCCTGCGCCCGCAGCTGCTGCTGCGCGGCCCGCTGTTCGCGTGCGTGACGGCGGGCGGCCAGGGCGGCGTCCACCTCC from Deinococcus radiodurans R1 = ATCC 13939 = DSM 20539 includes these protein-coding regions:
- a CDS encoding roadblock/LC7 domain-containing protein; the protein is MTAPASKQQQLQATLQSLRTSLPELRGALVATTDGLPIAQSFSDTTDSNRVAAMAATALGLGKRINDTLGTGELTEMSVSGADGQVYVYATGRKGVLAVVTPTGMNLGLLHMEARDAARTVALVL
- a CDS encoding GTP-binding protein — translated: MIPMKLVVSGPVGAGKTTFVQTLSETPVVSTEADASEDIGKATTTVAFDFGTLILDGTELHLYGTPGQDRFDFMWDVLCEGALGLVLLVAGNRPQDFLHARHILEFITSRNPVPFVVGVTRQDLEDVWSPQDIASYFDLPTEQVIGLQATEPDSARQVLIHLLESQLTPETQSESGTQTEKETA